In Fusarium oxysporum Fo47 chromosome IX, complete sequence, the following proteins share a genomic window:
- a CDS encoding PLAC8 family-domain-containing protein yields the protein MSQSRDWQNGLGGCCSPLDSCLLSTCLPCIIFGRTSQRLDNPSASIESMNSECAIFCAIQSFTGCGWIYNMMKRREIREKYGIEGSGMGDYCTSFWCLCCALVQQDKEVKVRTVPAYDAQGYQSVADGMKMP from the exons ATGTCGCAATCTCGGGATTGGCAGAATGGTCTTGGTGGCTGTTGCTCACCTCTCGACTCCTGCTTGCTTAGCACCTGTCTACCATGCATTA TCTTTGGCCGTACTTCCCAGCGTTTGGATAACCCTTCTGCGTCGATTGAAAGCATGAACTCCGAGTGCGCGATCTTCTGCGCTATTCAATCCTTTACTGGTTGTGGTTGGAT TTATAATATGATGAAACGTCGAGAAATCCGTGAAAAGTATGGGATTGAAGGAAGTGGAATGGGTGACTATTGCACCTCTTTTTGGTGTCTCTGTTGCGCTCTCGTTCAGCAGGACAAAGAGGTCAAAGTCCGCACGGTCCCAGCCTATGACGCGCAAGGATATCAGTCTGTAGCAGATGGTATGAAGATGCCCTGA
- a CDS encoding tannase and feruloyl esterase-domain-containing protein translates to MSSVTSFASLCDPSQFGYSSLFGAKFSSLQAKLVTNFALDVSLGPGQPNLTYSEENTNFCNVTVTYTHPGYEDAVSVETWLPVDNYNGRLQAIGGSGWVSGRHPVTYWKMASVAGDGYATVTTDAGVEQNLANPDPWALESPGNLNLVALSNFGHVALHDEAVIAKDLIKQLYGKPPAYSYFNGYAYDGIMAAAPAMNWSPFLNQLTALAVSTCEELNLAKGGVITEPEACLITFNPKKHVGEWFQCSDTESKMEISEAAANVALATWHGPTFANGRFLWYGFDIGSDLSSIGQESIATWVRDFIQKDPTSNVTSLTRSGFDTFYRSLKFSFGTMLETGEVDLSDFRRKGGKLITFHGLEVLDFSNGSTANFYQYYRVPGLQHCSGGASSPPLELFSQLRQWVENGTTPNTLHFTQWSLRVDSQAWVHDISV, encoded by the exons ATGTCTTCTGTCACGTCTTTCGCGAGTCTTTGTGACCCCTCTCAGTTCGGGTATTCATCGTTGTTTGGAGCCAAATTCTCCTCGCTTCAAGCCAAACTGGTGACCAACTTCGCTCTCGATGTTTCACTAGGTCCAGGGCAACCGAACCTGACATATTCTGAGGAAAACACCAATTTTTGCAACGTGACGGTCACCTACACGCACCCAGGCTACGAGGATGCCGTCTCCGTCGAGACCTGGCTGCCGGTGGACAACTACAATGGCAGACTGCAGGCTATCGGTGGTAGTGGCTGGGTTAGTGGCCGACACCCTGTAACTTACTGGAAGATGGCTAGTGTTGCAGGTGATGGGTACGCCACCGTTACTACCGACGCTGGGGTGGAACAAAATCTGGCAAACCCAGATCCTTGGGCTCTCGAGAGTCCAGGAAACCTCAATCTAGTTGCCTTGTCGAATTTTGGGCATGTCGCACTCCATGATGAG GCTGTAATCGCCAAAGATCTGATCAAACAACTTTATGGCAAACCGCCTGCCTACTCCTACTTCAACGGGT ACGCCTACGACGGCATCATGGCGGCCGCCCCAGCTATGAACTGGTCCCCCTTC CTTAACCAATTAACCGCTCTGGCGGTGTCCACTTGCGAGGAGTTAAATCTTGCCAAAGGCGGGGTTATCACTGAGCCTGAGGCCTGTCTAATAACGTTCAATCCTAAAAAGCATGTCGGTGAATGGTTCCAATGTTCTGATACTGAATCAAAAATGGAAATCAGCGAAGCAGCAGCGAATGTTGCACTGGCTACATGGCATGGGCCAACGTTTGCTAACGGGAGGTTCCTCTGGTACGGCTTCGACATCGGGTCGGATCTTTCATCAATT GGCCAAGAATCCATCGCAACATGGGTTCGGGACTTTATTCAAAAAGATCCTACGTCTAATGTCACGTCGCTCACCCGCAGTGGGTTCGATACTTTCTATCGGTCTCTGAAGTTTTCTTTCGGGACAATGCTGGAGACTGGAGAGGTCGATTTGAGTGATTTCAGAAGAAAGGGGGGGAAGTTGATAACGTTCCACGGTCTA GAAGTACTTGACTTTTCCAATGGCTCAACTGCCAATTTCTATCAATACTATCGCGTTCCCGGCCTTCAACACTGCTCAGGAGGCGCAAGCAGCCCTCCACTTGAGCTGTTCAGCCAGCTACGACAATGGGTAGAGAATGGCACAACGCCCAACACAC TTCATTTCACGCAGTGGTCTCTTCGTGTAGACAGTCAGGCGTGGGTACATGATATTTCTGTTTGA
- a CDS encoding glycoside hydrolase superfamily, with amino-acid sequence MSSSAEIEEILANLTLQEKISLLAGGSPWCTFPIPSKGVPVAKLSDGPNGARGKSIYDGPTAACFPAACSIASSFDVDLAKRVATALAEETLTKGARCILSPTVCIHRHPLGGRNFETFSEDPLLTGQMAIASVQGLQSKGVSATVKHLVANEQETDRLTVNTELSQRALREIYLKPFEMVVKSANPWAIMTSYNKINGTHADSHEPLLKGILRGQWNWQGLVMSDWGGINSLADSLNAGVDLEMPGPARWRTNEAVLDAVSRGEVTEAIITERARNVLTFLNRLNCFQDPNWKEPEEKAIDRPEHRALIREAGAKGIVLLKNTNDILPLTKEKVKGRKIAVFGYAKECLAHGGGSASVNPHYRVTPWDALCEAFADADVEFVFAKGAHTFRQLPVLTTEVVGLDGSPGFSLKIFETGASEPMSTSHGFAKSELSLLDGHALEDKVVEIVGFLSLSKPGVYRVSLAGLGPTKLLVNGRIVFHQVEPCLDAMAFLFGGSPVPEFELDLSKDMKYEIRIISAPLQSTDGKDLGFLKGQTGMRLGFMSMTEYDKDLVSEAVELASSSDYSIVFTGNDPMWETEGQDQASFNLPKQGSQDRLVEAVAAACPESTIVVNSTGVAVALPWLDQVAALLQAWFPGQEAGHSICDVLTGAQNSEGHLTCTFMKQLEDCPAYGNFPGDLDDQQKREVNYSEGVFIGYRHFDRLPRDRINFPFGFGLSYTKFDLALSNISQITEEKYLVHVRVSNMGNVEGAIAVQIYAGRKDSNPEDGPIQVLVGFKKVRLEPQECASIDIPMYCRDLAYWDEKTGYWVLDGGEYVVHVSKSAGEPIVSFVVSLRQSTYAP; translated from the exons ATGTCTTCGTCAGCCGAGATAGAGGAAATTTTGGCGAACTTGACCCTACAGGAAAAA ATATCTCTACTGGCAGGTGGAAGTCCCTGGTGTACCTTCCCGATTCCATCCAAGGGGGTTCCGGTAGCAAAG TTGAGTGACGGTCCTAATGGCGCTCGAGGCAAATCCATCTATGATGGCCCGACGGCTGCATGCTTTCCTGCTGCATGCAGCATAGCATCTTCGTTTGACGTCGACCTGGCTAAGCGTGTGGCCACAGCCTTAGCCGAAGAGACACTTACGAAAGGTGCCCGATGCATTCTGTCACCGACGGTTTGCATACACCGACATCCCCTTGGAGGACGAAATTTTGAGACCTTTTCGGAAGATCCTTTGTTGACTGGTCAGATGGCTATCGCTAGCGTTCAGGGGCTTCAGTCAAAGGGAGTCTCGGCGACCGTAAAGCATCTCGTGGCCAACGAGCAAGAAACAGATCGGCTCACAGTCAACACAGAGTTAAGTCAGCGTGCTCTTCGCGAAATCTATCTCAAGCCCTTCGAAATGGTGGTAAAAAGCGCCAACCCCTGGGCTATCATGACCTCATACAACAAAATCAATGGTACTCATGCTGACTCTCATGAACCTCTGCTGAAAGGCATCCTCCGTGGGCAATGGAATTGGCAAGGTTTGGTAATGAGTGACTGGGGCGGAATTAATTCTCTCGCCGATTCCCTCAACGCAGGTGTTGATCTGGAAATGCCCGGGCCAGCAAGATGGCGAACAAATGAAGCAGTACTGGATGCTGTTTCCCGAGGCGAGGTGACGGAAGCTATCATCACCGAGCGTGCCCGCAACGTACTCACTTTCCTCAACCGACTTAATTGTTTCCAAGATCCCAATTGGAAAGAACCCGAAGAGAAAGCCATAGATAGGCCAGAGCATAGAGCTCTCATTCGAGAAGCTGGTGCCAAAGGAATTGTGTTGCTTAAGAACACCAACGATATCCTGCCTCTGACGAAagagaaggtcaagggtCGAAAGATTGCCGTATTTGGCTACGCCAAGGAGTGTCTGGCACATGGAGGCGGAAGTGCTTCGGTCAATCCGCACTATAGAGTTACGCCTTGGGATGCTCTCTGCGAGGCCTTTGCGGATGCAGATGTTGAATTCGTCTTTGCCAAGG GTGCTCACACATTTCGGCAATTGCCCGTTCTTACCACCGAGGTTGTCGGACTCGACGGTAGCCCAGGCTTCTCTCTCAAAATTTTTGAGACCGGTGCTTCTGAGCCGATGAGTACTTCACACGGATTCGCAAAATCTGAGCTATCGCTCCTGGATGGCCACGCGCTAGAGGACAAGGTAGTTGAGATCGTCGGTTTCTTGAGCCTTTCCAAACCCGGCGTCTATCGTGTTAGCCTAGCAGGACTTGGCCCTACTAAGCTACTTGTGAATGGTCGCATTGTGTTTCACCAGGTAGAACCATGTCTTGATGCGATGGCCTTCTTGTTTGGTGGCTCACCAGTTCCCGAGTTCGAACTCGACTTGAGCAAAGATATGAAATATGAGATAAGGATTATTAGTGCTCCTCTTCAGTCCACTGATGGAAAGGATCTGGGCTTCTTGAAAGGTCAGACAGGTATGCGACTTGGGTTTATGTCCATGACAGAGTACGACAAAGACCTTGTTTCTGAAGCCGTCGAGCTGGCCAGTTCATCGGATTACTCCATCGTCTTCACCGGCAATGATCCTATGTGGGAAACTGAAGGTCAAGACCAGGCTAGTTTCAATCTTCCTAAGCAAGGTAGCCAAGATCGACTCGTTGAGGCAGTAGCGGCGGCCTGTCCGGAATCGACAATCGTCGTCAACAGCACTGGGGTCGCGGTCGCTCTCCCTTGGCTTGATCAAGTCGCGGCTCTACTGCAAGCTTGGTTCCCAGGACAAGAGGCTGGTCACTCCATCTGTGACGTCTTGACTGGCGCCCAGAACTCGGAGGGCCATCTTACCTGCACCTTCATGAAACAACTGGAGGATTGTCCAGCCTACGGCAACTTTCCTGGTGACCTGGACGACCAACAAAAGCGGGAGGTCAACTATTCAGAAGGGGTTTTCATAGGCTATCGCCATTTCGATCGTCTCCCACGAGACCGTATCAACTTCCCTTTTGGGTTTGGACTTTCCTATACCAAGTTTGATTTGGCCTTATCCAATATATCTCAAATAACAGAGGAAAAATATCTTGTACATGTCCGGGTTTCGAACATGGGAAACGTCGAGGGAGCTATAGCTGTTCAGATCTATGCTGGAAGAAAGGATTCCAATCCGGAAGATGGCCCCATACAAGTTCTCGTCGGCTTCAAAAAGGTTCGACTTGAGCCACAAGAGTGTGCTAGTATCGACATACCCATGTATTGTCGTGACCTTGCATACTGGGATGAGAAGACTGGTTATTGGGTCCTGGACGGAGGGGAGTATGTTGTTCATGTATCGAAGTCGGCTGGTGAGCCTATTGTTTCATTTGTCGTCTCACTTCGACAAAGCACCTATGCACCGTAA
- a CDS encoding lactose permease has translation MKLLEKKGAETSVGTSLAAVVPQDTRPWYRVPHLVKLNILLLVPLMSSASIDYDGSMMNGLQTLPQWREYFENPTGALLGAMNAVYPAGKIVALFLVAFLSDRIGRKKTISIGALACVAVPFMQGMSKNTSMFIASRALLGFFTSFISQPSPILIAELAYPMHRGKLTALYNTSFYLGCIIAAWCTYGLMPALQVLGIYSVPESPRWLVAQGRKTEARQILVKHHAGGDEFSALVDFETAEIETALTFEADTLSQNSWLDLFRTPANRKRSLIAFIVGWFTQWNGINLVSYYLALILNTVGIMSVKEQTLINALLNVSNWLAAVFVGALMVDRLGRRTLYLISTGGMFISYIIWTSLTGSFIATNNATIGKAVIAFVFITNLFYAIAWSPLLQAYTVEIYPYTPRSRGISFLYMSSFSALVLANQVNPIAMHSIGCKYYILFCCIILLLLVTIWFLFPETKGHTLEEIRDVFGDGQVSRDMEERVARKEAEGHAVEVERKE, from the exons atgaagcttctcgagaagaaaGGCGCCGAGACCTCCGTTGGAACCAGTCTTGCCGCG GTTGTGCCCCAGGATACGCGACCTTGGTACCGTGTGCCTCATCTTGTGAAGCTCAACATTCTCTTACTGGTGCCCCTCATGTCCTCGGCCTCCATCGACTATGATG GCTCCATGATGAATGGGCTACAGACACTTCCCCAGTGGCGGGAGTATTTCGAAAACCCCACAGGAGCCCTACTGGGAGCTATGAACGCCGTATATCCTGCTGGAAAGATCGTTGCGCTTTTCTTGGTCGCCTTCTTGTCTGATCGCATCGGGCGAAAGAAAACCATCTCTATCGGCGCTCTGGCTTGCGTTGCAGTACCGTTTATGCAGGGCATGTCCAAGAATACGTCCATGTTTATTGCCTCACGAGCACTTCTCGGTTTCTTCACTAGCTTCATCTCTCAGCCTAGTCCAATTCTGATTGCCGAGCTTGCATACCCTATGCACAGAGGCAAGCTTACGGCCTTATATAACACCTCGTTT TACCTTGGATGTATTATTGCAGCATGGTGTACGTACG GTCTAATGCCTGCATTGCAAGTCCTTGGTATCTACTCTGTACCCGAGTCACCAAGATGGCTTGTTGCCCAAGGACGCAAAACAGAAGCCCGTCAGATCTTGGTCAAACATCACGCTGGAGGAGACGAGTTCTCGGCTTTGGTTGACTTTGAGACGGCCGAAATTGAAACAGCTCTTACATTTGAGGCCGACACGTTATCGCAAAACTCGTGGCTGGATCTATTCCGTACGCCAGCGAATCGTAAGCGATCCCTTATTGCGTTCATCGTCGGCTGGTTTACACAATGGAATGGCATCAACCTCGTTTCCTACTATCTCGCCCTGATCCTCAACACTGTCGGCATCATGTCAGTCAAAGAGCAGACATTGATCAATGCACTCTTGAACGTCTCAAACTGGCTGGCCGCTGTTTTTGTCGGAGCGCTCATGGTAGATCGACTGGGACGCCGCACCCTGTACCTGATATCAACTGGTGGGATGTTTATCTCGTATATCATTTGGACATCTTTGACCGGTAGTTTTATCGCCACCAATAACGCAACAATTGGAAAAGCTGTCATTGCATTTGTCTTTATTACAAATCTATTTTATGCCATTGCCTGGTCACCACTGTTGCAGGCTTACACAGTCGAGATTTATCCCTATACGCCTCGAAGCCGCGGTATCTCGTTCTTGTACATGTCTAGCTTTAGCGCTTTAGTACTTGCTAACCAAGTCAACCCGATCGCTATGCACAGCATTGGATGTAAGTATTACATTCTGTTCTGCTGCATCATTCTCTTGTTGCTCGTCACCATCTGGTTTCTCTTCCCGGAAACCAAGGGTCATACCCTTGAGGAGATTCGTGACGTCTTTGGTGATGGACAAGTGTCTAGGGACATGGAAGAACGTGTTGCTAGGAAAGAGGCAGAAGGGCACGCAGTTGAGGTGGAGAGAAAGGAATAA
- a CDS encoding glycosyl hydrolase translates to MALSNQCQVLRSNSEMKFRNPIVWEDLPDMEVIRVGEVYYMSASSFAFSPGAPILRSENLVDWDYIGHSVPELPFVSRFWLDGNHQGAYGKGIWASTMRYRKSNGSFYWYGPIQGTDKTFVYTARRPSDRWTLLAFIDKFYYDLGLLIDEDDTFYLAYGTKAIQVARLSPDGKHEIESRVVYESEEYLEGARMYNIEGRYYIWLTRPYAGQYALMSRSGPFGPYECRQVIKDILSPIAGSGSPHQGALIDSTSGDWYYMAFMDGYPGGRIPVLAPVTFDQEGWPEVEADYSESPGRWCLQYSHPSPESNHRRSSACFKRHLFKHNALDHCWEWNHNPDNSKWSIQDGRLVLQTGTLTDSLHLATNTLTHRVVGPKSMATFCFNISELRDGDRAGASLFRNESAYIGIHKEKGVSQLVCVQDVVTAPRNVPVGFMNGRPVALDWEIKSNGSVKAETTMAGDRVWLRIKADVTPAFSHGYEKETRFAKFEFSFDGTYFDQLGPDFALTNEAVGYVGYRFAVCNWATVALGGQLSVESCDVQAYDVNTE, encoded by the exons ATGGCTTTGTCGAATCAATGTCAAGTTCTCCGGTCGAATTCTGAAATGAAATTTAGGAATCCGATAGTCTGGGAAGATCTACCCGATATGGAGGTAATTCGTGTTGGAGAAGTCTACTACATGTCGGCGTCTTCCTTTGCCTTTTCTCCTGGTGCGCCAATTCTTCGATCAGAGAACCTCGTTGACTGGGACTATATCGGGCACTCAGTGCCAGAGCTTCCTTTTGTGAGTCGATTTTGGCTTGATGGCAATCATCAAGGTGCCTACGGCAAAGGTATTTGGGCGTCGACGATGCGATATCGTAAAAGCAATGGCTCATTCTACTGGTACGGGCCCATACAGGGCACCGACAAGACCTTTGTCTATACTGCAAGACGCCCTTCCGACCGTTGGACTCTATTGGCATTCATCGACAAGTTCTACTATGATCTTGGTCTACTTATTGACGAAGATGACACTTTCTATCTTGCCTATGGCACAAAGGCCATTCAAGTTGCCAGGCTCAGTCCTGATGGAAAACACGAAATCGAAAGCAGA GTTGTCTACGAGTCAGAGGAGTACCTCGAGGGAGCACGGATGTATAACATCGAAGGTAGATATTACATCTGGTTGACAAGACCTTATGCCGGCCAATATGCCCTAATGTCGCGATCGGGCCCTTTCGGACCGTATGAATGTCGACAGGTCATCAAAGATATACTCTCTCCCATTGCTGGTTCGGGAAGCCCACATCAAGGCGCTTTAATCGACTCTACAAGTGGAGACTGGTATTATATGGCTTTCATGGACGGCTACCCAGGTGGACGCATACCTGTCCTTGCCCCTGTCACGTTTGACCAGGAAGGTTGGCCGGAGGTAGAAGCGGATTATTCAGAGTCCCCGGGCAGATGGTGTCTTCAATATTCCCATCCCAGTCCTGAGAGTAATCATAGGCGATCCAGTGCGTGTTTCAAAAGACATTTGTTCAAGCATAATGCTTTGGATCATTGCTGGGAGTGGAATCACAACCCCGATAACTCGAAATGGAGCATTCAAGACGGGCGCTTGGTGCTCCAAACTGGCACCCTAACGGACAGCCTCCACCTCGCGACCAACACCCTCACCCACCGCGTCGTCGGTCCCAAGAGTATGGCAACCTTCTGTTTCAACATTTCTGAGCTACGAGACGGGGACAGAGCAGGTGCCTCCTTGTTCCGTAATGAGAGTGCCTACATCGGCATACATAAAGAGAAAGGGGTTTCACAGCTGGTCTGTGTACAAGATGTGGTCACAGCTCCAAGGAATGTTCCTGTGGGCTTCATGAATGGACGCCCAGTTGCACTTGACTGGGAAATAAAGTCAAATGGATCCGTCAAGGCCGAAACAACGATGGCTGGCGACCGGGTGTGGCTGCGAATCAAGGCGGACGTCACGCCTGCTTTCTCACATGGATATGAGAAAGAAACCCGGTTCGCTAAATTCGAGTTCAGTTTTGATGGGACCTATTTCGATCAACTTGGGCCAGATTTTGCCCTCACCAATGAAGCTGTAGGCTATGTCGGATACCGGTTTGCGGTCTGTAACTGGGCAACGGTTGCGCTTGGAGGACAGTTGTCAGTAGAAAGTTGTGATGTACAAGCTTATGACGTAAATACCGAGTAG
- a CDS encoding glycosyl hydrolase: MSGPRPNACMNPIIPGWNPDPSCICVPELGNTFFCVVYSFSIFPGLPLYGSKDLIHWKLVCNIINRREQVPEIGTDRAQDNGIFAPTIRYHDGRFFVIVEYVTVEDPPTGFGLVFSALDPFDPLSWGNPVIFREPKGILDPDLFWDDDGQVYIQAGSFDQVIVQFNLDLETGISGPVKNIWNGTGGIAPEGPHLYKKDGYYYLLIAEGGTDLPHCVNIARATQPDGPFVPYEANPILTNRNTAEYFQTVGHADLFQDPEGNWWGVALSTRSGPEYRHYPMGRETILFSVVWAENDWPRLTSVKGRLSAPAFLPQRLDMPGTGHWHHEDELLEFPPKSPLPLHLVHWRFPPVNYISTSPTGQTHGLQLRPSRSTLTGSYGNISTNGVTLVARRQTSTLFVFEIDVKVPSNFPKGVEVGATTFVNEWQNVAMSLTSLQGAGSNSVVPRDGLYIKFQVNGKGAEPPQEHLDFIALPVEWANIQHIRFRIQATDYASYWFSTCPSNNENLDRSVPTVIRMVDNATLSGGTGRWSGCLLGAFATSNGMESEIVFAVEKWQYKNNGQVIE, encoded by the exons ATGTCTGGCCCTCGACCAAATGCCTGTATGAACCCCATCATTCCCGGTTGGAACCCGGATCCAAGTTGCATTTGCGTTCCAGAACTTGGAAACACGTTTTTTTGCGTTGTCTATTCATTTTCCATCTTTCCAGGTCTCCCCCTCTACGGAAGCAAGGACCTCATCCACTGGAAACTTGTCtgcaacatcatcaaccgCCGTGAACAGGTACCTGAAATCGGCACCGACAGAGCTCAAGATAATGGCATCTTTGCGCCAACTATACGATATCACGATGGAAGGTTCTTTGTCATTGTCGAATATGTCACGGTAGAAGATCCGCCGACCGGATTTGGTCTCGTCTTCTCGGCGTTGGACCCTTTTGATCCTCTGTCGTGGGGCAATCCCGTCATCTTTAGGGAACCCAAAGGTATCCTCGATCCCGATCTCTTCTGGGATGACGATGGCCAGGTATACATCCAAGCTGGCTCTTTTGACCAGGTCATTGTACAGTTTAACCTCGACCTGGAAACGGGAATCTCAGGACCCGTAAAGAACATATGGAATGGAACAGGAGGCATCGCGCCCGAAGGACCTCATTTGTATAAGAAAGACGGGTACTACTACCTCTTGATCGCGGAAGGTGGAACTGATCTCCCTCATTGTGTCAACATCGCCCGTGCGACCCAACCAGATGGTCCTTTTGTTCCATATGAAGCGAACCCAATCTTGACAAACCGCAACACTGCAGAGTATTTCCAGACTGTTGGTCACGCAGATCTATTCCAAGATCCTGAAGGAAACTGGTGGGGAGTGGCTCTTTCTACTCGGTCTGGCCCTGAATATCGTCACTACCCGATGGGAAGGGAAACGATCTTGTTTTCAGTGGTTTGGGCTGAGAATGACTGGCCTCGCTTGACCTCTGTTAAGGGGAGGTTGAGTGCACCAGCATTCTTACCCCAACGGCTTGATATGCCCGGTACCGGTCATTGGCATCATGAAGATGAGCTATTGGAATTTCCGCCAAAATCCCCTTTGCCCCTTCACCTTGTTCACTGGAGATTTCCGCCGGTAAATTATATCAGTACATCACCCACTGGTCAGACCCATGGTCTGCAACTACggccatcaagatcgacaCTTACAGGTTCATATGGAAACATTAGTACCAACGGAGTGACGCTCGTAGCGCGTCGCCAAACTTCGACTTTGTTTGTTTTCGAAATTGATGTGAAAGTACCATCGAATTTCCCCAAAGGAGTGGAGGTCGGCGCAACCACTTTTGTGAATGAGTGGCAAAACGTAGCTATGAGTCTTACATCACTCCAGGGAGCTGGAAGTAACTCCGTTGTTCCGAGGGATGGTCTGTACATCAAATTTCAGGTCAACGGCAAGGGTGCAGAGCCACCTCAGGAGCACCTTGACTTCATAGCGTTGCCGGTCGAATGGGCAAATATTCAACATATTAGGTTCCGCATCCAGGCGACAGACTATGCTTCGTACTGGTTCTCAACATGCCCTTCTAATAATGAGAACCTGGATCGATCAGTTCCCACAGTGATTAGAATGGTGGATAATGCAACCTTGAGCGGTGGAACAGGACGTTGGTCCG GGTGCTTGCTAGGCGCTTTTGCGACCAGTAATGGAATGGAGAGCGAGATCGTATTCGCAGTGGAGAAGTGGCAATACAAGAATAATGGCCAGGTAATCGAGTAG
- a CDS encoding tannase and feruloyl esterase-domain-containing protein → MTSISAVASRCVASTFATPTLLGAEFLSIEATVVPNYSFEVPHGWPYSQPALNVKNVTFCNVTTPGRFILTYAGMINAVANGFASITTDAGLPAVANPVEWLLTSPGNIDTNALQNFGQVSLNDEASIAKQLIKSYYGKPPSYSYWNSCSQGGRQGMKLAQQYTSAYDGIIAGAPAINWAEFYINSIWPTFYMESTQQFPHDYELNTITSLAVSACDKLDSIKDGIISDVDGCRRQFDPFKQVGKIFNYSTMGSEIKISHAAAAIRSDLPTVAPTTCNSTICTSGGQGTIQYAYRAFVKKDMKVQLKNATSRDFDTIFRNVKQIFASNLETNEIDLRDFRDAGGKIITYHGLADQSISPGGTLHYYNQVSDFVGNITSFYKYYRVPALGHCWGGNGGQPEALFDQLRAWVENGTEPESSPVVITKPDNTTQQQILCPYPQKAKFDALCKSKNSTTCWSCTK, encoded by the exons ATGACTTCCATTTCCGCCGTCGCGAGCCGCTGTGTGGCCTCTACTTTTGCGACTCCGACACTTCTTGGCGCCGAATTTCTGTCAATTGAAGCAACTGTCGTGCCAAACTATAGCTTTGAGGTTCCGCATGGCTGGCCGTACTCACAGCCAGCTTTGAACGTCAAAAACGTCACTTTCTGTAACGTCACC ACACCGGGTCGTTTCATCTTGACCTATGCAGGAATGATCAATGCTGTGGCAAACGGGTTTGCCTCAATCACCACCGATGCAGGATTACCTGCAGTCGCTAATCCTGTCGAATGGCTGCTGACTAGTCCTGGTAATATCGACACAAATGCGCTGCAGAATTTTGGCCAGGTTTCTTTGAATGACGAG GCTAGCATTGCAAAGCAGCTTATTAAAAGCTACTACGGCAAACCTCCATCATATTCATACTGGAACAGTTGCTCTCAGGGAGGCCGCCAAGGAATGAAGCTGGCTCAGCAGTATACTTCAGCCTACGATGGGATTATTGCAGGCGCTCCAGCTATCAACTGGGCCGAATTCTACATCAACTCAATCTGGCCCACTTTCTACATGGAGTCTACCCAGCAATTTCCCCACGACTATGAGCTGAATACTATTACCTCCCTTGCCGTCTCAGCTTGTGATAAGCTGGATAGTATCAAGGACGGTATCATCAGCGACGTTGATGGTTGCCGACGACAATTTGATCCCTTTAAGCAAGTTGGGAAGATCTTCAACTATTCGACCATGGGCTCAGAAATAAAGATAAGTCATGCCGCTGCAGCG ATTAGGAGTGATTTACCCACAGTTGCCCCAACGACTTGCAATAGTACTATCTGTACAAGTGGAGGACAAGGCACTATTCAATATGCTTACAGGGCTTTTGTAAAGAAAGATATGAAAGTCCAGCTGAAGAATGCGACCAGCCGAGACTTTGATACGATCTTCCGCAACGTGAAGCAGATCTTTGCTTCCAACCTTGAAACCAACGAGATCGATTTGCGCGACTTTAGGGATGCTGGAGGCAAGATAATAACTTACCATGGGCTT GCTGATCAAAGCATTTCCCCAGGAGGTACGCTCCATTACTACAATCAAGTGTCAGATTTTGTCGGCAACATTACCTCTTTCTACAAGTATTATCGGGTACCTGCACTTGGGCACTGCTGGGGTGGTAATGGTGGCCAGCCAGAAGCATTATTTGATCAACTGCGAGCTTGGGTTGAGAACGGTACCGAACCTGAGTCCTCGCCTGTGGTTATAACGAAACCAGACAACACGACTCAACAACAAATTCTGTGCCCCTATCCTCAGAAAGCAAAATTCGACGCTCTTTGTAAGAGCAAGAATTCTACGACATGCTGGTCCTGTACTAAATGA